Genomic window (Salvelinus fontinalis isolate EN_2023a chromosome 3, ASM2944872v1, whole genome shotgun sequence):
CATATCCACTGCCACATTCAGGATGCCAGGTACATGTGCTGCACATACAGTGTCCATGCACTTTGTGAAAGTGCGGGTGCCAAGGAGAGGCCGAAGGGAAGAATCATGAATTCGTAAGCCCTCCCTTCGAAAGCGAATCGGAGGTACTGCCAATGAGCTGGGTGAACAGGAACATGGAAATACGCATCCCTCAGGTCCAGCGTCACAAACCACTGGTCCCTGGACATGGCCTGCAACACGCGGGCTGGGGACAGCATGTGGAACCTCAGTACCTTTAAGTACCCATTGAAGTTGCGGTGGTCCAGAATCAGTCGAAACCCTCCATCTCTTTTTGGCACCACAAAATAAGGGTCCGACACCCTGGGAGATCTATGTCGTGGCCCGCTTGAAGGAATAGGAACCGGGTGAGGGATCAATTACCCAGTTCCTCTGCAAATACAGGGAAGACCCATGTTggaaaaacaggcagacaaaaaacaGCAACCAGGTAATGGATTTGAATTATGtgcttttttgtgttttttttttataccaaCTGCAATATTACCTAGCTGGTTTAATATCCAAGCAGTAAATACTGCACCACATGATGGAGTAACTCTGTTAAAGAACTCCAAAGTTAATGTCTCAACGTAGTGGAGCCCACCACAATACTCTTACATTCTGCAGGGGAAAGAACAAGAAAAACAACTTGTAGGGTAATTAACAGAGAATCCGCGCCACAGCATGTCAAgcaattcacaacacacacagaacaagccAGTCGGCAAGTTGTGTAAGGTAAATACAGTTTGTGGCAGCAAGAGCCACCAATATTTAAAGGATGCACACGGAGTTGTAGTGTAACGCTAACGAAACACAAACACGACAAACCACAGGCGGAAGATACAGATCAACTGCGAGCAGCAAGTGTAGCACTCAAGAGGAGGGGTTGGCCATGTGGCCAGCTGCTCCAGGCTGCAAACAGCCAGTGAGTATACTTCCACGCAAGATATTACACTTACCAGTGACTAACAAAGCGAACTTCAGAAAGTTTGTACTTCAAACCATACGGACGTCCGCCGAGAAAATGAAAGAGAATGTGTGTCGCGGCCATGGGGTCTATATATAGGGGCGGACCCCAGCCGTGACACAGGTGTTCACGGGAGTAAATCTGTAAATCCTCACCTCGAATGTATCCCTCCGACGCTGAAtgataccaatatattggagtgatacaatatagtgaaacataaccagagttatctctgctgcaaaggataagttcattagagttaactgcacctcagatttcaggccaaataaatgcttcacagagttcaagtaacagacacatctcaacatcaactgttcagaggagactgtgtgaatcaggccttcatggtcgaattgcagaaaataaactactactaaaggacaacactaagaagaagagacttgcttgggccaagaatcacgagcaatggacattagaccggtggaaatttgtcctttggtctgatgagtccaaacttgagatttttggttccaaccgccgtgtctttgtgagacgcagagtaggtgaacgaatgatctccgtatgtgtggttcccaccgtgaagcatgaaggaggatgtgtgatggtactttgctggtgacaatctctgtgatttatttagaattcaaggcacacttaacaagcatagctgccacagtattctgcagcgatacgccatcgcaTCTGGTTTTCGctgagtgggactatcatttgtttttcatcaggacaatgacccaaaacacacctccaggctgtataagagctatttgaccaaggagagtgatggagtgctgcatcagatgacctggcctccacaatcatccgacctcaacccaattgagatgatttgggatgagttgcaccgcagagtttttattattattttttatttcacctttatttaaccaggtaggctagttgagaacaagttctcatttgcaactgcgacctggccaagataaagcataggagtgtgaacagacaacaacacagagttacacatggagtaaacaataaacaagtcaataacatggtagaaaaaaaaaagagaatctatatacaatgtgtgcaaaaggcatgaggtaggcaataaatcgagtaattacaatttagcagattaacactggagtgataaatcatcagatgatcatgtgcaagaagagatactggtgtgcaaaagagcagaaaagtaaataaataaaagcagtatggggggtgaggtaggtaaattgggtgggtagtttacagatggactatgtacagctgcagcgatcggttagctgctcggatagcagatttttaaagttattgagggagataaaagtctccaacttcagagatttttgcaattcgttccagtcgcaggcagcagagaactggaaagaaaggcgtccaaatgaggttttggctttagggatgatcagtgagatacacctgctggagcgcgtgctacgggtgggtgtagccatcgtgaccagtgaactgagataaggcggcactttacctagcatagccttgtagatgacctggagccagtgggtctgacgacgaacatgttgcgagggccagccgactagggcatacaggtcgcagtggtgggtcgtataaggtgctttagtaacaaaacggatggcactgtgataaactgcatccagtttgctgagtagagtattggaagctattttgtagatgacatcgccgaagtcgaggatcggtaggatagtcagttttactagggtaagtttggcggcgtgagtgaaggaggctttgttgcggaatagaaagccgactctagatttgattttggattggagatgtttgatatgagtctggaaggagagtttgcagtctagccagacacctaggtacttatagatgtccacatattctaggtcggaaccgtccagggtggtgatgctagtcgggcgtgcgggtgcaggcagcgaacggttgaaaagcatgcatttggttttactagcgtttaagagcagttggaggccacggaaggagtgttgtatggcattgaagctcgtttggaggttagatagcacagtgtccaaggaagggccagaagtatacagaatggtgtcgtctgcatagaggtggatcagggaatcgcccgcagcaagagcaacatcattgatgtatacagagaaaagagtcggcccgagaattgaaccctgtggtacccccatagagactgccagaggaccggacaacatgccctccgatttgacacactgaactctgtctgcaaagtagttggtgaaccaggcaaggcagtcattagaaaaaccgaggctactgagtctgccgataagaatatggtgattgacagagtcgaaagccttggccaggtcgatgaagacggctgcacagtaatgtcttttatcgatggcggttatgacatcgtttagtaccttgagcgtggctgaggtgcacccgtgaccggctcggaaaccggattgcacagcggagaaggtacggtgggattcgagatggtcagtgatctgtttgttgacttggctttcgaagaccttagataggcagggcaggatggatataggtctgtaacagtttgggtccagggtgtctccccctttgaagagggggatgaccgcggcagctttccaatccttggggatctcagatgatacgaaggagaggttgaacaggctggtaatagggggtgcgacaatggcggcggacagtttcagaaatagggggtccagattgtcaagcccagctgatttgtatgggtccaggttttgcagctctttcagaacatctgctatctggatatgggtaaaggagaagctggggaggcttgggcgagtagcagcgggggggggggggggggggcggggctgttggccaaggttggagtcgccaggtggaaggcatggccagccattgagaaatgtttgttgaagttttcgattatcacggacttatcagtggtgaccgtgttacctagcctcagtgaagtgggcagctgggaggaggtgctcttgttttccatggactttacagtatcccagaactttttggagttagagctacaggatgcaaatttctgcttgaaaaagctggcctttgctttcctgactgactgcgtgtattggttcctgacttccctgaacagttgcatatcgcgggggctcttcgatgctattgcagttcgccacaggatgtttttgtgctggccgagggcagtcaggtctggagtgaaccaagggctatatctgttctgggttctgcattttttgaacggagcatgcttgtctagtatggtgaggaagtaacttttaaagaatgaccaggcatcctcaactgacgggatgaggtcaatatccttccagggtacccgggccaggtcgattagaaaggcagagtgaaggaaaagcagccaacaagtgctcagcatatgtgggaacttcttcaagactgttgaagctggttgagagaatgccaagtgtgtgcaaagctttcatcaatgccaagggtggcaactttgaagaatctcaaatataaaatataacacttttttggttactacatgactccatatgtgttatttcatagttttgatgtcttcactattattctacaattattGTATCTTATAGGAGTGGGAAGAAAAAATGTGCTTGTGCATTGATAAACACATCAAAGCACACaaaagtaataaaataaagatggcacttCTAAAAGCCTATTTCACACCATAGCCTGCTGAATTGAAATTAAAATATGTGGCACTGACTTGGCCAGGTTTGAGTTTCAGCATTGTCTAAACGAAGAGTTTGGCGTTCAGCTAGCCATGTGCGACATGCACACACAGTTACAAACCTGCCCGAGTGAGCGGGATGCTGACGAGCGGTATCCACCGTTGTAGtatggatgaagcctgagctggaatgggAAGCTAACTGAAGATGGCTATGTTTAGAAACCCCTGTAGATCTAGCTTCACTCGAAGCATACCGCTCTGGTGTCACTGTCAACCAACAAACACAGACTAGCTCACAGAAAATAAGAAACACTCTTTTACACTCCCACGCGCAATAAACTGTACACACTGAAATAAGATAACATTCCTATTATTATATACTACAAACTTATACAAACTAAGCAGCAATATTCCATGAGAAGGCCTCTCATTCCACAATCATAACACAGTGCCCTTTGTTGTGTGTGCTGTGAACAGTTCAGAACAGGTTGACATCATGTATTGGGTACAACTTGGGATAAAAGAAACATCCCACCTCTCATCATACACACCTCGTGCATTAACTTGAGTATGAGTGGTCCTatgtgtgtgtcacaggaggttggtggcatcttaattggggaggacacgTCGGCTTGTGGTAAtagctggagcggaataggtggaatggtatcaaatacatcaaacacatagtttccatgtgtttgatgccattccattcgctctgttttggccattattatgagacgtcctcccctcagcagcctcatgTGGTATGTGTACCATATTTTTAGGTGTGAGGAGGTCTATTACAAGTGTTCTGGGGAATGGAGCCATGAACATATCCACTTGACAGCCTTCCATGGGATCATAGAGAGGCTAGAGGAGAGACCGTGGGAATTAACTCTTTCCTGTCCACTGTCCCAGCAAGGTACTATACACATGCAGCACATCTCTTCTGGTCCACCTTAAGAGAGCGGAGAGGCAGCCTGTTGTGGGTAGAGCAGGGGTAGGCCCTCACTGGCACATGCCTGGCTCTTTAAGGCAGACTGGGGCAGTTGTATTCCTGtttaaaggcacacacacacaaaaagttaTACCTCCAAATGAACCTTGAATACTAACTTCTACTCTAAATTAACCATTACGCAGAAAACAGTGTGGAAGCATCCAAATTAAGTTCTTTACCTTAACACAGTAAGTTTAACACTCCTTTCGACATTAAAACATAGGCTTTTTAAcatatggatttttttccctccgCAATTGAggaattattataatattatataatataaATTATTATAAACAGCCTATATATTTTCATGAGGAATTTGTTCTGAATGGCAAGCACAGTATTGCATGTGCAACTAATTTTGCTATTGCAGTGTACATTTGTTGTGTCACATTTTTAAAAATTAGTCCACTGTTCATACAGCACCAAAATGTTTTACATGTCAGCAGtaaagttttcaagatattgcaTTTTGCATCATCATGTGGCCAGTGACAatttgcttcttgaaagtccaatatcttgaaaatttgattgctgacatggaaacattttgggactgtatcaacagtggactgaTTTTAAAAAAATactcaaatatatttttggggagtGGATTTCTACTTTAAGAACCAGGGTTGTATGCAAACCTTCAGAGTTCATTATTCACTGAAAAAATAAGGATGGAGGAGATTCAATATGAGGACAGCATATTGTGCCTCTGTGTTTCAACTCATTGATCCTCTACTTCTTGATTCTTTGAATAGAATAGGCCTTAAATATCCTCATACTGAGCCTCAAGACTGAAGCAAATCTTATCTACTTGCATCCATGCCGTACTCGTGACCCTTTCCTAGCGAGTAATCGTGAGAATATGTGCATATCCATTCAATCTGAATGTAAAATGGTGTTCCAACAAATGTGTAGGAAATTGATCAATTAAATGTTGAAAGAAAAGTGCAAATTATTAGTGAAAGAAAAGTGCAAATTATTAGTCAAATAAAAATGGCTGGGCCTTGGAGGATTTACAAGTCACATCCTAATTTAAAGGAGATGTTCGGTCATTATAACAGGTAAACCCACTACAATAAGGAGGATATTTGTTTGGGTTCTGTACTACAACCTTGCGAGCGCTGTTCGCGTACATGCGGGCGATCCATTTGTCGCGGGGGCGAGCTGGACTCCAATACAGGTGCTGATGAGGTGTTCAAACGTACAGAAGTGCAGATAAATAAATTCGCTTGAATAGTTACAAGTAatgtcaaactttatttaaagtgcattgtCACGAGGTCTCAACAACACTCATTGACTGTACAGAGGGAATAAATAATAGAGTAAGAGACTTTAGAGCAGACTGATAGAAAGAACAGAAGGGAGAGGACAAGGACAGTTGATGGGATGTATTCAATGTTGCCTAATAAATCAGACTGTGATACCAATTATTGGTATCCATTCTGAAGCAAAGCACTGCAAAACGTGGAAAGTTTCCTTACAAGCctgaatgttgaataaaattacatttgaaCTTACTTTGCTGGTTGTCtttgtggttggtccatcagtgtTTCGAAATTTGAGGCAAAATATCCACTAGAAAGTTTTATTTACCCTACTTTCAGAGACCCGAGTTTTAAAGTTGGTTTAGTAATACTTGGCTGTGGATATTTTACCTAAAATGTCGACCCACTGAAAGACCAACCCCACAAATAATCAGCAGAGTAGATCAAATATAATTGTATTTAATATTCGTGATAGACAAGGGACGATTAGTTTTTTTTCTATGTAATTGTACTTGGCTATTGCGTGGCTAAGACAGCATAGGTACAGCGGGACTACTACAGTCAATTATGTATCATTGGAtgcattaccacacacacacacatctcatatGTAAGTGTATGTTGACATTATCTTATTTATCTAATTTTACACCCTATTCATAATTACTATCAAATAATGTATGTCGTGCAATAAGAAAATAGTTGCCCGCGGTGTCACCAATCTACTGTCTCGGGGGCACGCGATGCTCGTTCCCGTAAATATGAAATGTGTCGTTACCTAGACTTTGCAAGTGGAGAATTTGCGGTGTAGCCGAATGAGTGTCGCGACCTACTCGCTCTGTTTGATGCGGCTGTTGAGTGTCACAGAAGTCCGGGGATTGACGTTGTTCCATCGGGCCTACTTCCATAATTCTCTCTGTATTGATGAAATACTTTTCTCTGAGTAGTTAGACAAATATTATCGATTAACGCTCAGAATTTTGCTGGAGAAACTGTGGGCGAGCCAAATCTGTGTGTATTTTCCCCATATTGTTTTCATCGAAAGCAGGGTAAATATCGCTTAAATACTCACACGATGTAGcaagctagcaagctaacgttacgATATTGtttagtttgctagctagctgtttAAATTCATAATTCTTGCAATTTATTCCATCGCTATAAAATGAAGACTTTACAAATGTCATTTGGAACGCAATTTACTTGGAGTTTATCGCGTTTTATTTTTGAACGCCGTGTCTTGGCGGAACCGAGGGTTTTGGTTTTATTTAAGGTAGCATGGGAAGATGCACTGGTagctagttagccagctaacgttagcaactagctagctagctattataGAATACATAGCACAAGTTGCACGTATATCCATCACTCAAGGACAATTTATTCGTTATTGAAATGTTAACTTTATTCAGATTGTGGGATTGTAGTAGCTAGCTGAACTTAGCAGCTAGAAATAGACAAAAAACATAAGCAAAAGTAATTATGTGATATATGGCAAATTATACAGAGGCTGATGGCTCTTTACACTGCCCCAGTAGTacatgtaactagctagctaatcatTACATCATAGTAATAACAACGATCATATTTTTTTCATAGACAGATACTGTATACCACAACCAATGATGTGCACGTCCAGAACATAGTGCCATGTGATCAGATAGTGTAATAATTGGTTCAAAGTTCGTCAAGGAAAGGGGTTTGCCTGTGCGCTTTGGCCCCATCTCGCTTCACCTACCGCTCTAATGCAAACAGGTAGCTTGGCCTTTTAATGTATACTAGACTTTGAGATGTTAGGCTGTACTGATGACAGGGGCTGTAGTCTTAATTGATACCAGAGTTAAATGTCATGCAGTCCTGCGCTGTGATGCTGTATAGGTGTGTGAACAATtgctgcattcaaaacaactgggcaCTCAGAGAAAAACAAGCTCTAACTGGGAAAAATCTTTTGAagggtcatccaacttggaattccaagtcgggaactcgggcatCTTTCTAAAGCTCAGactttccaacctgaagatcCCATACCTCATGATTTTACCTAGTTTTTTTTTcttagttcccagttgtcttgaacgcatcGTATGTCCCCTCCTTCCTCAGAAGGTGCAGTGGAGGGCATAGTGACTTGTCATGAACGAGCCCGTAGAGAGCGGTGTAGTCTCGTTTGACGAGTACGTGCGTCAGAAGGCCCGCAGTGTGCCCCAGCACCGTATGAAGGAGTTCCTGGAGTCTCTGGCCAACAAGGGCCCCGAGGCACTGCAGGAGTTCAGCCAGCAGGACGgcgacaccaccaccatggtgtACCAGCAGGGGGGCAACTGTGTCTACACAGACAGCACTGAGGTGGCTGGCTCGCTGCTGGAGCTGGCCTGTCCGGTAAGAGGCGAGACCTTATGTGGTTCCTCCAGTAGTTCAGTTCTTTTGAATACACCTCAGGCTGCGTTTGTGCCCTTTTCCCTCATCTAGTCTATATACTTTGAAGAACAGATCACTTTACTAAATTGAGAGTAAAGCCCAACTCATACTTCAACATTGGTACTACCTATCTTATTGCTGCTATCATTGTCACTTTTGCtctgtgattgattgattttctCCTCTGGCTGGACAGGTGCAGGTGAACTCTGCACAGATCTCACCCCAGATGGCTGCTGGTGTGCACCAGGGGTCTGAGCAGCAGATACAAGTACAGGTGAGGCCTTATTGATTCCCACTCAATTATTTTCCAGACTGGACTCAATGGCCTCCTTATCCAAGGCATATTACCAAAAGCATCAGTTGAAAATGCAATAGTACGGGAAACACCGACCCTAACCACCCTCAGACATGTGGCATATAACGCATGGTGGATGTGACAGAAGTGTATGGTGCACTGTGTTTATTCTCCTTCCCTGTGTGGTCAGGTGCAGATCCAGGGACAGCAGGGTCAGACGGTGGACCTCCAGGGCATCCCCACAGCAGCACAGCTGGTCCAGCAAGGAGAGCTCACAGAGGAGCAGCACCAGCAGGTACACACGTAGCACTCTGCATTATTgagtacacacactcacaccatgtATTCTACTAACCAGGTAAATGTGTTGGTTTTGTATACACCAGCCTCAGGTATTTGTTCTGTGGCTTTTAGATCCAGGCCCAGTTGGTGGCAGCGGTGTCAGGGGGTCAACAGATTAGACTACAAAGCGGTCAACAAATCCAGCATATTCAACTACAAGGGGGCCAGCAAATTCAGCTCCAAGGAGGTCAACACATTCAGCTTCAAGGGGACTTACAGGGTGGCCAACAGATTCAACTTCAAGGGGGTCAACAGATCCAACTTCAAGGGGGTCAACAGATCCAACTTCAAGGGGGTCAACAGATCCAACTTCAAGGGGGTCAACAGATCCAACTTCAAGGGGGTCAACAGATCCAACTTCAAGGAGGTCAACAGATCCAACTTCAAGGGGGTCAACAGATCCAACTTCAAGGGGGTCAACAGATCCAACTTCAAGGGGGGCAACACATCCAACTTCAAGGGGGGCAACAGATCCAGCTACAAGGCGGGCAACAAATCCAGCACATTCAGCTACCAGGTGGTCAACATATTCAATTACAGGGTGGGCAGCAGATCCAGTTCCAGACAGTGGAGGCCATGTCTCCTCAGCAGCAGCAGGGCTCTCCccgggaggcagagaggagagcgggCACCAGCGTCCTCCAACCTGCCAAGAAGCGCAAGGTGGACGTCCCCATCCAGGTGTCGTACTCCCTCCCTCAGGGCCAGCAGGGCCAGCAGGTGGTCCTGGCCCTCCCCCAGGGGCAGGGGCAGCAACAGCAGTTCCTGTCCCTCAGGCCCGACCTGCTTACTGTGGACAGCACCCACCTGTACAGCACCACAGGTACCATCACAGGTCCTGCCGGGGAGACCTGGACCATCCCTGTGTACTCCGGGGGGCAGCAGGGTGGCGTGCATCACATCGCCATCCCCCAAGAGGCTTACAACACGATGCAGGTGTCCTCCTCTGGTCACCACGACAACAAGGACAATAGGGTGGCCCACTCCTCGTCGTCGGGGACTGGGTCCGTCCAGTCGGGCGCCACGGTATCAGTCTCCGAGACGACGACGAACGAGGAAGTGGTGCAGACGCTTTTCCCGGCGCAGTTCATGAACGGGAACATCCACGGCCCGGTGGTGGTGCAGACAGTGGGAGGGGCTTACAACACCACGCAGCAACTCCACATCTGGGacccccagcagcagcaggaacACCAAGAGCAACAGCTCCACCTACAGGTCAGAACACGACCTACATTACCTGGGTTAGACCTTGACTTTGTCTTTGACTCAGATTCCAAGGTATTTCCACAACAGTGACGTAGATTTAGGCTGTAGTCTCCCCCAGTTAAGCAGGGGATGATTGGCTTGACTAGTGTAACACTTCAGCCTATTGTGGTGTTTTGGAAGCAAATTTCCATGTCACTAGTTTTAatgtcccgagtggcgcagcggtccaaggcactgcatcttagtgcaagaggcgtcactggttcgaatccagtctgcgtcacatccggacgtgattgggagtcccatagggcggcgcacaattggcccgggtttggccggggtaggccgtcattgtaaataataatttgttcttaactgacttgcctagttaaattttaaAAAAATCCATATTTTCAGTGTTTGTGTAGAAATATCCAGTAATTTGGTGTATGGAATTGATATTTTCTACAATGAAGTCTACTCACAGGGTAAACCACAAATCGAAGAAGCATGGTGGTGTGCGTGTTAACATTTTAACTTCCTGTGTGTCCCCCTGCAGGGTCATGTGGAGTCAGAGTCCCAGGTGGAGGCCCCCCAGGAGCTGCTGCTTCCCATCTCCCTGAAGCCTGAGGAGGGCATGGACGTGTGGCGCCTCTGGGTCCAGCGCAAGAACACAGAGTTGGACAAGGACGAGCAGAACAAGCTGGCGCCCATCGGACGTGAGTCAACACAACACAGACTCCCACTCACTCATTAAACCACCCTCTCCAAGTATGTGTACTTATCTCTTTTatactctccttcctgtctgtcttgtTGGGTTGATTCCGAATACTGAATATATTCCACTCTGAATATTGACAGTACTATTAGTTGGAGTTTGGATAAAAACGTCTTCTAAAGGACCATCTGACCtttttctctccctgtgtctctgtgcaGGTCGTCAGGCACTGCGCTTCCAGGAGGACCTGGTGTCGAGTGCAGTGGCTGAGCTCAACGTGGCTCTGGCCCTTATGACCCAAGAGGCCCGAGGGTTGGAAGGAGAACAGTTTGAGCCTGACGCCCTCTACTACATCTTCCTGTGTATACAGAAGGTACGCgtaccactactacacacactctctcaatgGAATTCACATATCCATACAGAAAGGATGCATTTTCACTGACATCCTTAATACACACTCACATTTTCACTGACAtcctcaatacacacacacacacacacagttgtgggaaaaagtacccaattgtcatacttgagtaaagtaaatataccttaatagaacatttgtatttggttttaaatgtacttaagtatcaaaagtaagtataaatcatttcacattccttatattaagcaaaccagatggccccatttgttttttttatttactgatggccaggggcactctccaacactcagacatcattcacaaacaaagcatttgtgttgagtgaatcCACCTgctcagaggcagtagggatgaccagggttgttctcttgagaagtgagtgaattggaccattttcctgtcctgctattcattcaaaatgtaatgagtacttttgggtgtcgggaaaatgtatggagtaaaaagtatcattattttctttaggaatgtactaaagtaaaagttgtcaaaaatataaatggtaaagtacagatacaccaaacaactacttaagtagtaccttaaagtatttttactcaagtactttacactactgcgcgtgcacacacacatacaatacagATACTGACTGAAGTGTATTACAGTTGATTTGAGGTTGTTAATGCCGTTCTCTATTTTCTGCTTGCAGTACCTCTTTGAAAACGGACGGGTGGATGATATCTTCTCTGACCAGTACTACACACGCTTCTCCCAGTGGTTACACAAAGCCCTGGACGAGTGGAGGCCTGTCATCCATCCACTAGGTAAGATACAATCGGTTTGTGTTTCCGGGTGTAAATGTAAGAGAGAGTATAGGGAAGAAACTGCTGAAGACCTAAGGgtcaaaatgtttttattttttttatttttaagcaAGTCTGTTTTTGTGACTTCCATACCTGAGTACATTTTTGTGTTTTGGGCTGCTTCCTGTCTCTTGAGAGGAGAATGTATGGTGATTGGCCACTGCTCTCTCCTCCCAGGGTACatcattcccagtcatgtgacagAGGAGATGCTGTGGGAGTGTAAACAGCTGGGTGCCCACTCACCAGCCACGCTGCTCACAACACTCATGTTCTTCAACACTAAGTGAGTCATACTGGACACATGATTCTTATTTCATACTCATCGTACTAATGTATCCTGTTCACCCAATAGACTTGTGGGTCATTCCATTggatttcaatcactttttgac
Coding sequences:
- the LOC129842542 gene encoding transcriptional regulator QRICH1-like, which encodes MNEPVESGVVSFDEYVRQKARSVPQHRMKEFLESLANKGPEALQEFSQQDGDTTTMVYQQGGNCVYTDSTEVAGSLLELACPVQVNSAQISPQMAAGVHQGSEQQIQVQVQIQGQQGQTVDLQGIPTAAQLVQQGELTEEQHQQIQAQLVAAVSGGQQIRLQSGQQIQHIQLQGGQQIQLQGGQHIQLQGDLQGGQQIQLQGGQQIQLQGGQQIQLQGGQQIQLQGGQQIQLQGGQQIQLQGGQQIQLQGGQQIQLQGGQQIQLQGGQHIQLQGGQQIQLQGGQQIQHIQLPGGQHIQLQGGQQIQFQTVEAMSPQQQQGSPREAERRAGTSVLQPAKKRKVDVPIQVSYSLPQGQQGQQVVLALPQGQGQQQQFLSLRPDLLTVDSTHLYSTTGTITGPAGETWTIPVYSGGQQGGVHHIAIPQEAYNTMQVSSSGHHDNKDNRVAHSSSSGTGSVQSGATVSVSETTTNEEVVQTLFPAQFMNGNIHGPVVVQTVGGAYNTTQQLHIWDPQQQQEHQEQQLHLQGHVESESQVEAPQELLLPISLKPEEGMDVWRLWVQRKNTELDKDEQNKLAPIGRRQALRFQEDLVSSAVAELNVALALMTQEARGLEGEQFEPDALYYIFLCIQKYLFENGRVDDIFSDQYYTRFSQWLHKALDEWRPVIHPLGYIIPSHVTEEMLWECKQLGAHSPATLLTTLMFFNTKYFRLTTVEQHMKVAFSKVLRHTKKNPSNPKDKSTSIRYLKGHGPLGTHHAGQKVTDDMYEEQTEDPENPLRCPIKLYDFYLFKCPQSAKGRNDAYYLTPEPVVAPNSPIWYSTQPITSEQVEHMLTRIIMVREIQEAIAMSSASMH